The Eubacterium maltosivorans genome includes the window TGGTTCTGCAGACAGTCAACCAGGCCGTAAAGCCCTGTTTTATCATCGACCCGACCATTGTTATGATCCGGGAAGAGCTGAACCTTAAATCCTGACAGCGCTTACGAAAACACTTAAGAAACGCAATGCACTGCGGAGCCCTTTAAAACAGAGGGTTCCGCAGTAGTTCAACACTTTAATGTGTACGTTTACAAAATCGTTACGCTTTGTTTACGAAAAAACCGTTTACAGAGATTGAAATCGTGGTATAATATAGACAAATCAAAGATCAAAGAAACATCAGTAATCTTTGAAAGGTCTTTAACAAGTGAATAGAAGCTCAGCTTTGGTAATGAAAATCAATAAGGTGATTATTGAAGATAGGCTGTATCAACACCTAGAAGAAGTAAACCCCAAAAGATTTTTATTAGAAGTATGAAAAAAAAGGAAAACCAAAAATATCCAGAATAAGATGTTGATGCAATAAGTCAATAATCGTAGTAAGATGTTAATGGTCGAATGGAATTTCAGAATTTAATAAACCCAAGGATAACAACAATCTAATGGTATCACTTGCTGGCTTGAAAAGTACATAAGTAGAAAATCAGATAGGGGCATAGCCTAAAGCTGGAGGAGTACACGACTTATAGCATATAGAGACTTAAGCGTCGAAGAATCCATGGAGTAGGTGATATTACATAAACGTGTTCCATATCGAAAAGGATTTTGAACGTGTAACCCAGTAAAGGACTGTAAGGATCACAAGTTGAGGAACTATTCAAAAAGATATAAAGATACTGAATGAAGCATTTGATATTTGGTTTAAAGATTCGAAAGGAGTGAGTCCAAAAGACATGCTAACTGAATCTGAACGCTAAGACCGGTTTTACAGAAACACCGAAACGAAGTAAAACTGGTCTTAGTCATTTTTTGAAGCCGAACCTGTTTTCCATGAGAAGCTGGCGGGGCTTTTTTTATTTTCATTTTTTTAGAAAATATTTAAAATAATTTAAAAAAGTACTTGACAAATCTATATGTAACAAATATAATTACAGTATAAACAGTAACAAAAAAAGTTACGGATAAATCAGTAAGACTATTACCGTAAAATTTAAAAAATTGAAGGAGTAAGAGAAATGAGATCACAGGAAGAAAAATTGTATGCAAACCCGTTATTGGACGAAAACGCAGTGGACAAGGCACCAGGCGCAGGCTACCACAACCCGCTTCAGGAATCCAGAGAATCCAGAAATGAGGAAGCCATTCTCGCGAGCTGCAAGTGCAAGAAGAACGACCCAAACGCCCCAGCTCCGGAAGCCCCAGCTGACAAAAAAGCCGAAGACGAGGTAAAGGCTGAAATGTACGCCAATCCGCTATTGGACGAAAACGCAGTGGACAAGGCGCCTGGCGCAGGCTACCATAACCCGCTTCAGAAATCCAGAGAATCCAGAAATGAGGAAGCCATTCTCGCAAGCTGCAAGTGCAAGAAAAACGACCCAAACGCCCCAGCTCCGGAAGCCCCAGCTGACAAAAAAGCCGAAGACGAGGTAAAGGCTGAAATGTACGCCAATCCGCTATTGGATGAAAACGCAGTGGACAAGGCGCCTGGCGCAGGCTACCATAACCCGCTTCAGGAATCCAGAGAATCCAGAAATGAGGAAGCTATCCTCGCAAGCTGCAAGTGCAAGAAAAACTAATCCGAATGATCGAAAACGCCCAAGACTATTTTTGCAAATAGCTTTGGGCGTTTTCGATTTTTTTGAAGGTTTGGACACTTTAGGATTTTTTAATAACTTTCATCTGTACTAAGTTTGTCACGGATCGTCTGACAAGGGTGATCTGAAATATGGTCTTTACACAGGTTCACAGGATTTCGTATAAATTAAACATTTCTTAAATTTTACAAATTCGTTACAAGAAAAACCTTTACATTTCCATGTAATCGTATTATAATATAGACAAATCAAAGATCAAGATCAACAGAAGTTGAAAATGACAGATTTGGAAGGTCATTGAAAAGTAAATAAGTCCCAACGACCAAGGATTAAACTATAAAGAGCAACAGTGGCTTATTCGGAAACAATAATTTATTATAAAACAGTAAGGCACGTTAATCATATATTTTGATCATAATTATTTAACACAAATTATCGTTAATGTTTCGGTTGAGTGAAGAATTGAAACGGATAATCGAAAGTAATTTAGTAGGTAACCTTAAAGAGTGTGAAGACAAATCTGAAGGACAATGAGTATTACATTTATAGCGTATCGAGACTTAAATGTGAAAGTTGTTGAGTAAGGCGTCTCACAAAGATAAATAATAAAAGATAGACACAGGACACACTGAAAAATACGAGTAGAATATTACAATTGAATAGGGAATAAGGTTGGGATGGTGTTTACTTAACAACAGAAGAAGATTTTGAGATTTGAAAATCAATTGAAGGGAGTGAGTCCGAAAGACATGCTAACCGAGATTGAACGCTAGAGCCGATTTGCCAGAAGTAAAAAAGCAGATCGGTTCTAGTTATTTTTTGTACTCTCTTTTGGACTTAAGCGCTTGTCAAAAAAAATAATTTATGGTAAGGTTATCTCTGGAATTTTTTATATAAAAAAGGAGATTATCATGCGATACGAATATACAACACAGGGCGTTTGCTCCCGTTCCATCAGCTTTGATGTGGAGGACGGCATCATAAAGAATCTTGAGTTTATGGGCGGCTGCAACGGCAACGCCAAAGGAATTTCAGCGCTGGTCGAAGGGCAGAGGGTGGAGGATGTTATTCCAAAACTCAGCGGCATCACCTGCGGCTATAAAACCACATCCTGCCCAGATCAGCTGTCCAAGGCTTTAAAGGCGCTGGCGCAGGCATAAATATCCGGTAAATACAAATAAAATATTGTATACAATCGTATAATCAATGCACTTTTATTCATTTGAATCCGCCAACTGCTTAAATGCTTGAATTATTATACATAATGCTGTATAATAAGACTTGAGTTTAAAATCATTAGGAGGAGAGAAATGAAAATGAAGAAAAAACTAGTCGGCGTTTCTGTTGCGCTGATGCTCGTAGCTTCCCTGACTCTGGCTGGCTGCGGCGGTAAAACAGCAGAAGATCCGCTGGCAGATGGTGTACTGAAAATCGGTACCAACGCAACCTATGTTCCCTTTGAATACCGGGATGAAAACAATGAAATGGTTGGTTTTGATATTGATATGGGTAACGCCATCGCAGAAGAGCTTGGCGTTAAAGCAGAATGGGTCGATACCGGATTCGACGGTATTTTCAATGGCTTGACCTCAAACCAGTATGAAATGATTATCGCAGGGACCAGTATTACAGAAGAACGTCAGAAAACTTTTAACATGTCTTCACCTTATACCGCCAACGGGATTGTCATTGTATCCAGAAATGACGGTACACCGGCAAAAACTGCTGATGATTTAAAAGGCAAAA containing:
- a CDS encoding basic amino acid ABC transporter substrate-binding protein, with translation MKMKKKLVGVSVALMLVASLTLAGCGGKTAEDPLADGVLKIGTNATYVPFEYRDENNEMVGFDIDMGNAIAEELGVKAEWVDTGFDGIFNGLTSNQYEMIIAGTSITEERQKTFNMSSPYTANGIVIVSRNDGTPAKTADDLKGKKVGVQIETTSDYAAEKMIESGTDMNLSKFDAMLDAFTALEGKTIDYILTDKPVGQFYTSKKPDVYSITSETLSNEPIGITMRKNDTEFAQKIEETLQKLRDNGKLAELSQKWFGEDITQNINTELKDY
- a CDS encoding TIGR03905 family TSCPD domain-containing protein: MRYEYTTQGVCSRSISFDVEDGIIKNLEFMGGCNGNAKGISALVEGQRVEDVIPKLSGITCGYKTTSCPDQLSKALKALAQA